Proteins co-encoded in one Cynocephalus volans isolate mCynVol1 chromosome 11, mCynVol1.pri, whole genome shotgun sequence genomic window:
- the ZNF660 gene encoding zinc finger protein 660: protein MRRKMRNFKHKTAKDNKTLTEVSDQESIKDSQCCDPSTNERIQAEKRQYVCTECGKAFSQSANLTVHERIHTGEKPYKCKECGKAFSHSSNLVVHRRIHTGLKPYTCNECGKSFSGKSHLIRHQGIHSGEKTYECKECGKAFSRSSGLISHHRVHTGEKPYTCIECGKAFSRSSNLTQHQRMHKGKKIYKCKECGKTCGSNTKIMDHQRIHTGEKPYECDECGKAFILRKTLDEHQRLHRREKPYKCNECGKAFTSNRNLIDHQRVHTGEKPYKCNECGKTFRQTSQVILHLRTHTKEKPYKCSECGKAYRYSSQLSQHQRKHNEEKDTS, encoded by the coding sequence atgaggagaaagatGAGAAACTTCAAACATAAGACAGCTAAAGATAATAAAACACTCACAGAAGTGAGTGACCAAGAATCCATAAAAGATAGTCAGTGCTGTGACCCTTCAACAAATGAGAGAATTCAGGCTGAAAAGAGACAGTATGTATGTActgagtgtgggaaagcctttagtcAGAGTGCAAACCTCACAGTTCATGAACGAatccacacaggagagaaaccgtATAAGTGTAAggagtgtggaaaagcctttagtcATAGCTCCAACCTAGTTGTTCATCGGAGAATCCACACTGGATTGAAGCCCTACAcatgcaatgaatgtgggaaatcTTTCAGTGGTAAGTCACATCTTATTCGGCACCAGGGTATCCATAGTGGGGAGAAAACTTATGAATGTAaggagtgtgggaaagcctttagtcGGAGTTCAGGCCTTATTTCACATCACAGAGTTCATACTGGGGAGAAGCCCTACACTTGTAttgagtgtgggaaagcctttagcCGTAGTTCAAACCTTACTCAACATCAGAGAatgcacaaaggaaaaaaaatttacaaatgtaaGGAGTGTGGGAAAACATGTGGTTCTAATACAAAGATTATGGaccatcagagaattcacactggggAGAAGCCTTATGAATGTGATGAGtgtggaaaagctttcatcttaaGGAAGACACTTGATGAGCACCAGAGACTTCATCGTagagagaaaccttacaaatgtaatgagtgtgggaaagcttttacTTCTAATCGAAACCTTATTGATCATCAGAgagttcatactggagagaaaccctataaatgtaatgaatgtgggaaaaccttcaggCAGACTTCCCAAGTTATTCTACATTTGAGAACCCACACTAaggagaaaccctataaatgtagtGAGTGTGGGAAAGCCTATCGTTATAGTTCACAGCTTAGTCAACACCAGAGAAAACATAATGAGGAGAAAGACACCTCATAA